One Ranitomeya variabilis isolate aRanVar5 chromosome 5, aRanVar5.hap1, whole genome shotgun sequence DNA window includes the following coding sequences:
- the SEPTIN8 gene encoding septin-8 isoform X1, whose product MAATDVERANNEEKRSLSLGGHVGFDSLPDQLVSKSVTQGFCFNILCVGETGIGKSTLMNTLFNTTFETEEASHYENGVRLRPRTYELLESSVHLKLTIVDTVGFGDQINKDDSYRSVVDYIDTQFENYLQEELKIRRSLFNFHDSRIHVCLYFITPTGHSLKSLDLVTMKKLDSKVNIIPIIAKADTISKSELHKFKIKIMSELVSNGVQIYQFPTDDDAVAEINSVMNAHLPFAVVGSTEEVKVGNKLVRARQYPWGVVQVENESHCDFVKLREMLIRVNMEDLREQTHTRHYELYRRCKLEEMGFKDTDPDSQPFSLQETYEAKRKEFLEDLHRKEEEMRQMFVNRVKETEAELKEKERELQEKFAHLKKIHHDENKKLEDKRKDLEEEMNSFNRRKMAVESLQSQSFQATSQQPLKKDKDRKN is encoded by the exons AATGAAGAGAAGCGCAGCCTCTCGCTCGGTGGCCATGTGGGATTTGACAGCCTTCCAGATCAGCTTGTTAGTAAATCGGTTACTCAAGGTTTCTGTTTCAACATCCTATGTGTAG GTGAAACTGGTATTGGAAAGTCTACGTTAATGAACACCCTCTTTAACACCACATTTGAAACCGAAGAGGCCAGCCATTATGAGAATGGCGTGCGATTAAGACCCAGAACATACGAGCTTCTAGAGAGCAGCGTGCACCTGAAACTGACAATTGTGGACACAGTCGGATTTGGAGACCAGATCAACAAAGATGACAG TTACAGGTCAGTCGTTGACTATATTGATACTCAGTTTGAGAATTATCTACAAGAAGAACTGAAAATCCGACGTTCCCTCTTCAACTTTCATGACTCCAGGATACATGTCTGCCTATACTTTATCACCCCAACGGGTCACTCCCTGAAATCCCTGGATCTGGTGACCATGAAGAAGCTGGACAGTAAG GTTAATATCATTCCAATAATCGCTAAAGCTGACACCATTTCCAAGAGTGAGCTCCACAAGTTCAAGATCAAAATCATGAGCGAGCTCGTCAGCAATGGGGTCCAGATCTACCAGTTTCCAACCGATGATGATGCTGTGGCCGAGATTAACTCTGTGATGAAC GCTCACCTTCCCTTTGCGGTAGTGGGGAGCACAGAGGAGGTGAAAGTTGGGAATAAGCTGGTTAGGGCCAGACAGTACCCATGGGGCGTTGTACAAG TTGAAAACGAGAGCCACTGTGACTTTGTAAAACTGCGAGAAATGCTGATCCGGGTGAACATGGAGGACCTGAGAGAGCAGACGCACACTCGCCACTATGAGCTGTACAGGCGCTGCAAGCTGGAAGAGATGGGCTTCAAAGACACGGACCCCGACAGTCAGCCATTCAG TCTGCAAGAGACGTATGAAGCCAAAAGGAAAGAATTTCTTGAGGACCTGCATCGGAAAGAGGAAGAAATGCGGCAGATGTTTGTGAACAGAGTCAAGGAAACGGAGGCCGAACTAAAGGAGAAGGAGCGTGAG CTACAAGAGAAGTTTGCACATCTAAAGAAGATCCACCATGATGAGAACAAAAAGCTGGAAGATAAAAGGAAGGATTTAGAAGAAGAGATGAATTCATTCAACAGACGGAAAATGGCCGTGGAGTCGCTGCAGTCCCAGTCATTCCAAGCAACTTCTCAGCAGCCTCTAAAGAAGGACAAGGACAGGAAAAA
- the SEPTIN8 gene encoding septin-8 isoform X2 encodes MAATDVERANNEEKRSLSLGGHVGFDSLPDQLVSKSVTQGFCFNILCVGETGIGKSTLMNTLFNTTFETEEASHYENGVRLRPRTYELLESSVHLKLTIVDTVGFGDQINKDDRSVVDYIDTQFENYLQEELKIRRSLFNFHDSRIHVCLYFITPTGHSLKSLDLVTMKKLDSKVNIIPIIAKADTISKSELHKFKIKIMSELVSNGVQIYQFPTDDDAVAEINSVMNAHLPFAVVGSTEEVKVGNKLVRARQYPWGVVQVENESHCDFVKLREMLIRVNMEDLREQTHTRHYELYRRCKLEEMGFKDTDPDSQPFSLQETYEAKRKEFLEDLHRKEEEMRQMFVNRVKETEAELKEKERELQEKFAHLKKIHHDENKKLEDKRKDLEEEMNSFNRRKMAVESLQSQSFQATSQQPLKKDKDRKK; translated from the exons AATGAAGAGAAGCGCAGCCTCTCGCTCGGTGGCCATGTGGGATTTGACAGCCTTCCAGATCAGCTTGTTAGTAAATCGGTTACTCAAGGTTTCTGTTTCAACATCCTATGTGTAG GTGAAACTGGTATTGGAAAGTCTACGTTAATGAACACCCTCTTTAACACCACATTTGAAACCGAAGAGGCCAGCCATTATGAGAATGGCGTGCGATTAAGACCCAGAACATACGAGCTTCTAGAGAGCAGCGTGCACCTGAAACTGACAATTGTGGACACAGTCGGATTTGGAGACCAGATCAACAAAGATGACAG GTCAGTCGTTGACTATATTGATACTCAGTTTGAGAATTATCTACAAGAAGAACTGAAAATCCGACGTTCCCTCTTCAACTTTCATGACTCCAGGATACATGTCTGCCTATACTTTATCACCCCAACGGGTCACTCCCTGAAATCCCTGGATCTGGTGACCATGAAGAAGCTGGACAGTAAG GTTAATATCATTCCAATAATCGCTAAAGCTGACACCATTTCCAAGAGTGAGCTCCACAAGTTCAAGATCAAAATCATGAGCGAGCTCGTCAGCAATGGGGTCCAGATCTACCAGTTTCCAACCGATGATGATGCTGTGGCCGAGATTAACTCTGTGATGAAC GCTCACCTTCCCTTTGCGGTAGTGGGGAGCACAGAGGAGGTGAAAGTTGGGAATAAGCTGGTTAGGGCCAGACAGTACCCATGGGGCGTTGTACAAG TTGAAAACGAGAGCCACTGTGACTTTGTAAAACTGCGAGAAATGCTGATCCGGGTGAACATGGAGGACCTGAGAGAGCAGACGCACACTCGCCACTATGAGCTGTACAGGCGCTGCAAGCTGGAAGAGATGGGCTTCAAAGACACGGACCCCGACAGTCAGCCATTCAG TCTGCAAGAGACGTATGAAGCCAAAAGGAAAGAATTTCTTGAGGACCTGCATCGGAAAGAGGAAGAAATGCGGCAGATGTTTGTGAACAGAGTCAAGGAAACGGAGGCCGAACTAAAGGAGAAGGAGCGTGAG CTACAAGAGAAGTTTGCACATCTAAAGAAGATCCACCATGATGAGAACAAAAAGCTGGAAGATAAAAGGAAGGATTTAGAAGAAGAGATGAATTCATTCAACAGACGGAAAATGGCCGTGGAGTCGCTGCAGTCCCAGTCATTCCAAGCAACTTCTCAGCAGCCTCTAAAGAAGGACAAGGACAGGAAAAAGTAA